Proteins encoded by one window of Streptomyces sp. NBC_01571:
- a CDS encoding thiolase domain-containing protein, protein MRPIRDVAVVAFGQTDHRRSSDELSEVEMLMPVLHEVLDRTGLKTSDIDFTCSGSTDYLAGRAFSFTMALDGVGAWPPISESHVEMDGAWALYEAWTKLLTGDADTALVYAYGKSSPGSVRDVLTRQLDPYYVAPLWPDSVALAALQARALIDAGDTDEHALAGVASRSRTSAAANSHAQLRGSVTQGDYVVRPLRAGDCPPVGDGAAAVILAAGERARELCERPAWIRGIDHRIEAHGLGVRDLTDSPSARLAAERAGAFERPVETAELHAPFTSQEVVLRKALRLADDVDVNPSGGALAANPVMVAGLVRIGEAAARIHRGTSDRALAHATSGPCLQQNLVAVLEGDPR, encoded by the coding sequence ATGCGGCCCATCAGGGACGTCGCCGTGGTCGCCTTCGGGCAGACCGACCACCGGCGCTCCAGCGACGAACTCTCCGAGGTGGAGATGCTCATGCCGGTCCTGCACGAGGTCCTGGACCGGACCGGCCTGAAGACCAGCGACATCGACTTCACCTGCTCCGGTTCGACGGACTACCTCGCGGGCCGTGCCTTCTCCTTCACCATGGCGCTCGACGGGGTGGGCGCCTGGCCGCCGATCTCCGAGTCGCACGTGGAGATGGACGGGGCGTGGGCGCTGTACGAGGCCTGGACGAAGCTCCTCACCGGTGACGCCGACACTGCGCTCGTGTACGCGTACGGGAAGTCGTCGCCCGGTTCCGTACGGGACGTCCTGACCCGGCAGCTCGACCCGTACTACGTCGCGCCCCTGTGGCCCGACTCGGTCGCGCTCGCCGCACTCCAGGCCCGGGCGCTCATCGACGCGGGGGACACCGACGAGCACGCGCTCGCCGGTGTCGCGTCCCGCAGCCGGACCTCGGCGGCCGCCAACTCCCACGCGCAGCTGCGGGGTTCGGTGACCCAGGGCGACTACGTCGTACGTCCCCTGCGGGCCGGTGACTGCCCGCCGGTCGGGGACGGCGCCGCCGCGGTGATCCTCGCGGCGGGCGAGCGGGCCCGCGAGCTGTGCGAGCGGCCCGCCTGGATCCGCGGCATCGACCACCGCATCGAGGCCCACGGCCTCGGCGTGCGCGACCTGACCGACTCCCCGTCCGCCCGCCTCGCCGCCGAGCGGGCCGGGGCCTTCGAACGGCCCGTCGAAACGGCGGAGTTGCACGCGCCCTTCACCTCGCAGGAGGTCGTCCTGCGCAAGGCGCTGCGGCTCGCCGACGACGTGGACGTCAACCCCTCCGGCGGAGCGCTCGCGGCCAATCCGGTCATGGTGGCCGGACTCGTCCGCATCGGGGAGGCCGCCGCGCGCATCCACCGGGGCACCTCCGACCGGGCGCTCGCCCACGCCACCTCGGGGCCCTGCCTCCAACAGAACCTGGTCGCCGTACTCGAAGGGGATCCGCGATGA
- a CDS encoding crotonase/enoyl-CoA hydratase family protein yields MGGTEHLTVRREGATLVLTLNRPEAKNALSLPMLVGLYDGWTEADADDAVRSIVLTGAGGAFCAGMDLKALAGGGMAGERYRDRLKADPDLHWKAMLRHHRPRKPVIAAVEGPCVAGGTEILQGTDIRVAGESALFGLFEVRRGLFPIGGSTVRLPRQIPRTHALEMLLTGRSYSAAEAAGIGLVGQVVPDGTALAKALEIAEQINACGPLAVEAVKASVYETAGMTETDGLAAELARGWPIFDTADAKEGSRAFAEKRPPVYRRV; encoded by the coding sequence ATGGGTGGGACGGAACACCTCACCGTGCGGCGCGAAGGCGCCACGCTGGTGCTCACGCTCAACAGGCCCGAGGCCAAGAACGCGCTTTCACTGCCGATGCTGGTCGGCCTGTACGACGGCTGGACCGAGGCCGACGCGGACGACGCGGTCCGCTCGATCGTGCTCACCGGCGCGGGCGGCGCCTTCTGCGCCGGCATGGACCTCAAGGCGCTGGCCGGTGGGGGCATGGCGGGCGAGCGGTACCGGGACCGGCTGAAAGCCGACCCCGATCTGCACTGGAAGGCGATGCTGCGCCATCACCGCCCCCGTAAACCGGTGATCGCCGCCGTCGAGGGACCCTGTGTCGCGGGCGGTACCGAGATCCTCCAGGGCACCGACATCCGTGTCGCGGGCGAGTCGGCGCTCTTCGGCCTCTTCGAGGTCAGACGCGGACTGTTCCCGATCGGCGGGTCCACCGTGCGACTGCCACGTCAGATCCCGCGCACGCACGCCCTCGAAATGCTGCTGACAGGGCGCTCCTACTCGGCCGCGGAGGCCGCCGGCATCGGTCTCGTCGGCCAGGTCGTGCCGGACGGAACGGCGCTCGCCAAGGCGCTCGAGATCGCCGAACAGATCAACGCCTGTGGCCCGCTCGCCGTCGAGGCGGTCAAGGCGTCCGTGTACGAGACCGCCGGGATGACCGAGACCGACGGCCTCGCCGCCGAACTCGCGCGCGGCTGGCCGATCTTCGACACCGCGGACGCCAAGGAGGGTTCCCGCGCCTTCGCCGAGAAGCGCCCACCCGTCTACCGGCGCGTCTGA
- a CDS encoding acyl-CoA synthetase, with translation MEYNLADLFESVVDAVPDREALVYLDHPGTGAERRLTYAQLDSAANRIAHHLIDSGIRPGEHLGLHLYNGIEYVQTVLACLKARIVPVNVNYRYVEEELVYLYQDADLVALVFDAEFADRVTAALPRTRALRHLVRVGTPASGAGTAGARTAPDTSAPAPPPAPTLVDFADAEAAGSPGRGFPARSADDQFIIYTGGTTGMPKGVMWRQEDLFFAGLGGGAPTGEPVAKPEELAERVAAGGEGITFFPTPPLMHGTSTLTAFIGFNFGQRVVIHRKFVPEEVLRTIERERVTSVSLVGDAMLRPLVDALKGSMKGTDCSSMFSLSSSGAIMSETVRAQFQALVPNVMLLNNFGSSESGFNGTATADSGPERGFRVRVNSRTQVVDPATHEPIAAGEVGRIAQRGHVPLGYYNDPRKTAETFFHRGGERWVLLGDMATVDEEGIVTVLGRGSQCINTGGEKVYPEEVEQALKSHPDVYDALVAGVPDERWGNHVAAVVQLREGARRPSLEDIQDHVRDHLAGYKIPRQLVITDAIQRSPSGKADYRWARSVAAEAGG, from the coding sequence GTGGAGTACAACCTTGCCGACCTGTTCGAGTCGGTCGTCGACGCGGTCCCCGACCGCGAGGCGCTGGTCTACCTCGACCACCCCGGCACGGGCGCGGAGCGCCGGCTGACGTACGCGCAACTGGACTCGGCGGCGAACCGCATCGCCCACCACCTGATCGACAGCGGCATCCGCCCCGGCGAGCACCTGGGGCTGCACCTGTACAACGGGATCGAGTACGTACAGACCGTGCTGGCCTGCCTGAAGGCGCGGATCGTGCCGGTCAACGTCAACTACCGCTACGTCGAGGAGGAGTTGGTCTACCTCTATCAGGACGCGGATCTGGTGGCCCTGGTCTTCGACGCGGAGTTCGCCGACCGGGTGACGGCGGCGCTCCCGCGAACCCGGGCGCTGCGCCATCTCGTGCGCGTGGGAACACCCGCGTCCGGCGCCGGGACGGCCGGCGCGCGGACCGCTCCCGACACCTCCGCTCCCGCTCCGCCTCCGGCTCCGACCCTCGTGGACTTCGCGGACGCCGAGGCCGCCGGGTCTCCCGGGCGGGGTTTCCCGGCGCGCTCGGCGGACGACCAGTTCATCATCTACACAGGCGGCACGACCGGTATGCCCAAGGGCGTCATGTGGCGGCAGGAGGACCTCTTCTTCGCGGGCCTGGGCGGCGGCGCCCCGACGGGTGAGCCGGTCGCGAAGCCGGAGGAGCTCGCCGAGCGGGTCGCGGCGGGCGGTGAGGGCATCACGTTCTTCCCCACTCCCCCGCTGATGCACGGCACTTCGACACTGACGGCCTTCATCGGGTTCAACTTCGGGCAACGGGTGGTGATCCACCGCAAGTTCGTGCCCGAGGAGGTCCTGCGGACGATCGAGCGGGAGAGGGTCACCAGCGTGTCGCTGGTCGGCGACGCGATGCTGCGACCCCTGGTCGACGCGCTGAAGGGGTCCATGAAGGGCACGGACTGCTCCTCCATGTTCAGCCTGTCGTCGTCCGGCGCCATCATGTCGGAGACGGTCCGCGCGCAGTTCCAGGCGCTGGTCCCGAACGTGATGCTGCTCAACAACTTCGGCTCCTCGGAGTCCGGCTTCAACGGCACCGCCACTGCCGACTCGGGCCCCGAAAGAGGCTTCCGGGTGCGCGTCAATTCCCGTACGCAGGTGGTGGATCCGGCGACCCACGAACCGATCGCCGCCGGTGAGGTCGGACGCATCGCGCAGCGCGGCCATGTACCCCTCGGCTACTACAACGACCCCAGGAAGACCGCCGAGACCTTCTTCCACAGGGGCGGCGAGCGGTGGGTGCTGCTCGGCGACATGGCGACCGTCGACGAGGAGGGCATCGTCACCGTCCTCGGCCGCGGCTCCCAGTGCATCAACACCGGTGGCGAGAAGGTCTACCCGGAGGAGGTCGAGCAGGCCCTCAAGTCCCATCCGGACGTGTACGACGCCCTGGTCGCCGGGGTGCCGGACGAGAGGTGGGGCAACCACGTGGCGGCGGTCGTGCAGCTGCGCGAGGGCGCGCGCCGGCCGTCCCTGGAGGACATCCAGGACCACGTCCGGGACCACCTGGCCGGCTACAAGATCCCCCGCCAGCTGGTCATCACGGACGCCATCCAGCGATCACCCAGCGGCAAGGCCGACTACCGCTGGGCACGCTCGGTGGCCGCGGAGGCCGGCGGCTGA
- a CDS encoding acyl-CoA synthetase — MTTSTSPNGFWAQAAADPGRTVLVTPDGDEWTAGRLHTAANQLVHGLRAAGLERGDAFAVVLPNGVEFLVAYLAASQAGLYLVPVNHHLVGPEIAWIVSDSGAKVLIAHERFADAARHAADEAGLPPTSRYTVGSVDGFRPYAELLAGQDGSAPADRTLGWVMNYTSGTTGRPRGIRRPLPGKLPEESYLGGFLGIFGIRPFDDNVHLVCSPLYHTAVLQFAGASLHIGHRLVLMDKWTPEEMLRVIDTHRCTHTHMVPTQFHRLLALPDEVRARYDVSSMRHAIHGAAPCPDHVKRAMIEWWGHSVEEYYAASEGGGAFATAEDWLKKPGTVGKAWPISELAVFDDDGKRLPPGELGTVYMKMSTGGFSYHKDESKTKKNRIGDFFTVGDLGCLDEDGYLFLRDRKIDMIISGGVNIYPAEIEAALLAHPAVADAAAFGIPHDDWGEEVKAVVEPAPGHPPGAALAADVLRHCAERLAGYKRPKSVDFIESMPRDPNGKLYKRRLRDPYWEGRTRAV; from the coding sequence GTGACCACCTCGACCTCACCGAACGGCTTCTGGGCCCAGGCCGCCGCCGACCCCGGGCGGACGGTCCTCGTCACCCCGGACGGCGACGAGTGGACCGCCGGCCGACTGCACACCGCGGCCAACCAACTGGTGCACGGGCTGCGCGCCGCCGGGCTGGAACGCGGCGACGCCTTCGCCGTCGTCCTGCCCAACGGCGTCGAGTTCCTCGTCGCCTACCTCGCCGCCTCGCAGGCCGGCCTCTATCTCGTCCCCGTCAACCACCACCTCGTCGGGCCCGAGATCGCCTGGATCGTCTCGGACTCGGGCGCCAAGGTCCTCATCGCCCACGAACGGTTCGCCGACGCCGCCCGCCACGCCGCCGACGAGGCGGGACTGCCACCCACGAGCCGCTACACCGTCGGCAGTGTCGACGGGTTCCGGCCCTACGCCGAACTCCTCGCCGGACAGGACGGATCGGCGCCCGCCGACCGCACCCTCGGCTGGGTCATGAACTACACCTCGGGCACCACGGGCCGCCCCCGCGGCATCCGCCGACCGCTGCCCGGCAAGCTCCCCGAGGAGTCCTACCTCGGCGGCTTCCTCGGCATCTTCGGCATCAGGCCCTTCGACGACAACGTCCACCTCGTCTGCTCGCCGCTCTACCACACGGCCGTACTCCAGTTCGCGGGCGCCTCCCTGCACATCGGCCACCGTCTGGTGCTGATGGACAAGTGGACCCCCGAGGAGATGCTCCGGGTCATCGACACCCACCGGTGCACCCACACCCACATGGTCCCGACCCAGTTCCACCGGCTGCTGGCGCTCCCCGACGAGGTCCGGGCCCGCTACGACGTGTCGTCGATGCGGCACGCCATCCACGGCGCCGCCCCCTGCCCCGACCACGTGAAACGGGCCATGATCGAGTGGTGGGGTCACAGCGTCGAGGAGTACTACGCGGCCAGCGAGGGCGGCGGCGCCTTCGCGACGGCCGAGGACTGGCTGAAGAAACCCGGCACCGTCGGCAAGGCCTGGCCCATCAGCGAACTCGCCGTCTTCGACGACGACGGCAAGCGACTGCCGCCCGGTGAACTCGGCACCGTCTACATGAAGATGAGCACCGGCGGATTCTCGTACCACAAGGACGAGAGCAAGACGAAGAAGAACCGCATCGGTGACTTCTTCACCGTCGGCGACCTCGGCTGTCTCGACGAGGACGGCTATCTCTTCCTCCGCGACCGCAAGATCGACATGATCATCTCCGGCGGCGTCAACATCTACCCGGCCGAGATCGAGGCCGCGCTGCTCGCCCACCCCGCCGTCGCCGACGCGGCGGCCTTCGGCATCCCGCACGACGACTGGGGCGAGGAGGTCAAGGCCGTCGTCGAGCCCGCGCCCGGACACCCCCCGGGAGCGGCCCTCGCCGCGGACGTCCTGCGCCACTGCGCGGAACGGCTCGCCGGGTACAAGCGCCCCAAGAGCGTCGACTTCATCGAGTCGATGCCGCGCGACCCGAACGGGAAGCTGTACAAGCGGCGGCTGCGGGATCCGTACTGGGAGGGCCGCACCCGAGCCGTGTGA
- a CDS encoding acyl-CoA synthetase, with protein MTAGRSVTVDGVLRRSARRTPERVAVHYRDRSWTYAELDEAVSRAAQALRSAGLAPGDRVGAYGHNSDAYLIGFLACARAGLVHVPVNQNLTGDDLAYIVGQAGCGLVLTDPGLAGNLPEGTRTLPLRDAGDSLLARLAETPPYDGPEPRGEDLTQLLYTSGTTALPKGAMMTHRALVHEYLSAITALDLQAGDLPVHALPLYHSAQMHVFLLPYLAVGAVNVILDAPDADTILDLVEAGRADSLFAPPTVWIGLSNRPDFATRDLSGLRKAYYGASIMPVPVLERLREQLPKLAFYNCFGQSEIGPLAMVLGPHEHKGRMDSCGRPVLFVEARVVDESGKDVADGERGEIVYRSPQLCEGYWDKPEETAEAFRDGWFHSGDLAVHDEDGFFTVVDRVKDVINSGGVLVASRQVEDALYTHESVAEVAVIGLPDERWIEAVTAVVVARGEISGDELVAHAREKLAHFKAPKRVLFVDELPRNASGKILKRELRDRFAAES; from the coding sequence ATGACGGCGGGACGAAGTGTCACGGTCGACGGGGTGCTGCGACGCAGCGCCCGGCGGACCCCGGAGCGCGTCGCGGTCCACTACCGCGACCGCTCATGGACCTACGCCGAACTCGACGAGGCCGTCTCCCGCGCGGCCCAGGCCCTGCGCTCCGCGGGACTGGCGCCCGGCGACCGGGTCGGCGCCTACGGCCACAACTCGGACGCGTACCTGATCGGCTTCCTCGCCTGCGCCCGGGCCGGACTGGTGCACGTGCCGGTCAACCAGAACCTGACCGGTGACGACCTGGCGTACATCGTCGGCCAGGCCGGCTGTGGACTCGTCCTGACCGATCCGGGCCTGGCCGGGAACCTGCCCGAGGGGACGCGCACCCTGCCCCTGCGCGACGCCGGCGACTCACTGCTCGCGCGGCTGGCCGAGACCCCGCCGTACGACGGTCCGGAGCCGCGCGGTGAGGATCTGACACAACTCCTGTACACGTCGGGCACCACCGCGCTGCCCAAGGGCGCGATGATGACGCACCGCGCGCTGGTGCACGAGTACCTGAGCGCGATCACCGCTCTCGACCTGCAGGCCGGCGACCTGCCCGTGCACGCGCTGCCGCTCTACCACTCGGCACAGATGCATGTGTTCCTGCTGCCGTATCTCGCCGTCGGCGCCGTGAACGTGATCCTCGACGCGCCCGACGCCGACACGATCCTCGACCTGGTCGAGGCGGGACGCGCGGACAGCCTGTTCGCCCCGCCCACCGTGTGGATCGGCCTGTCCAACCGGCCCGACTTCGCGACCCGCGACCTGAGCGGGCTGCGCAAGGCGTACTACGGGGCGTCGATCATGCCGGTGCCCGTCCTGGAGCGACTGCGGGAACAACTGCCGAAGCTGGCGTTCTACAACTGCTTCGGCCAGAGCGAGATCGGCCCCCTGGCCATGGTCCTCGGCCCCCACGAGCACAAGGGCCGGATGGACTCCTGTGGCCGGCCGGTGCTGTTCGTGGAGGCGCGGGTCGTCGACGAGTCCGGCAAGGACGTGGCCGACGGGGAGCGGGGCGAGATCGTCTACCGCTCACCGCAGTTGTGCGAGGGCTACTGGGACAAGCCGGAGGAGACGGCCGAGGCCTTCCGCGACGGCTGGTTCCACTCCGGTGACCTCGCGGTCCACGACGAGGACGGCTTCTTCACCGTCGTGGACCGGGTGAAGGACGTCATCAACTCCGGGGGCGTCCTGGTCGCTTCGCGGCAGGTGGAGGACGCGCTCTACACGCACGAGTCGGTCGCCGAGGTGGCGGTGATCGGTCTGCCCGACGAACGGTGGATCGAGGCGGTCACGGCGGTCGTCGTCGCGCGCGGTGAGATCAGCGGGGACGAACTCGTCGCGCACGCACGCGAGAAGCTCGCCCACTTCAAAGCGCCCAAGCGGGTGCTGTTCGTGGACGAGCTGCCGCGCAACGCGAGCGGGAAGATCCTCAAGCGGGAACTGAGGGACCGGTTCGCGGCGGAGTCGTAG
- a CDS encoding Zn-ribbon domain-containing OB-fold protein, producing MPEVLKAPLVVEFPFTRSLGPVQSAFLTGLRERVVLGVRTTDGRTLVPPVEYDPVTADELRDLVEVAPTGTVTTWAWNHAPRRGQPLDTPFAWVLVRLDGADTALLHALDAPGPDAVRTGMRVRVRWAGERSGAITDIACFEPYDGDPGETGGHDGRFADMVTGIVTPARLDYVYSPGRAQSAYLEALSERRTVGERCPLCRKVYVPPRGACPTCGVATAEQVEVGPRGTVTTYCIVNIKARNLDIEVPYVYAHIALDGADLALHGRIGGIPYDQVRMGLRVEPVWTRDGRHPDHYRPAGEPDADYETYKELL from the coding sequence ATGCCCGAAGTCCTCAAAGCCCCCCTCGTCGTCGAGTTCCCCTTCACCCGTTCGCTCGGCCCCGTTCAGAGCGCGTTCCTCACCGGACTGCGCGAGCGGGTGGTCCTCGGCGTGCGGACCACCGACGGCAGGACGCTCGTCCCACCCGTCGAGTACGACCCCGTCACCGCCGACGAGCTCCGCGACCTGGTCGAGGTCGCTCCCACCGGCACCGTCACCACCTGGGCCTGGAACCACGCCCCGCGCCGGGGCCAGCCCCTCGACACCCCGTTCGCCTGGGTCCTGGTCAGGCTCGACGGCGCCGACACGGCCCTGCTGCACGCCCTCGACGCTCCCGGCCCCGACGCCGTGCGCACCGGCATGCGGGTGCGGGTCCGCTGGGCCGGTGAACGCTCCGGGGCCATCACGGACATCGCCTGCTTCGAACCGTACGACGGCGATCCGGGCGAAACCGGCGGTCACGACGGCCGGTTCGCCGACATGGTGACCGGCATCGTCACCCCCGCCCGCCTCGACTACGTGTACTCACCCGGACGCGCCCAGAGCGCCTACCTCGAGGCCCTCTCCGAGCGGCGCACCGTGGGGGAGCGCTGCCCGTTGTGCCGCAAGGTGTACGTCCCGCCCCGGGGCGCGTGCCCCACCTGCGGGGTCGCCACCGCGGAACAGGTCGAGGTGGGACCGCGGGGCACGGTCACCACGTACTGCATCGTCAACATCAAGGCCAGGAACCTCGACATCGAGGTGCCCTACGTCTACGCCCACATCGCCCTCGACGGCGCCGACCTCGCGCTGCACGGCCGGATCGGCGGCATCCCCTACGACCAGGTGCGGATGGGGCTGCGGGTGGAGCCGGTGTGGACGCGGGACGGCCGTCACCCGGACCACTACCGGCCGGCCGGTGAACCCGACGCGGACTACGAGACGTACAAGGAGCTGTTGTAG
- the paaK gene encoding phenylacetate--CoA ligase PaaK, protein MADSTVSKDLLDAGERLDADALRALQEERLRASLRHAYENVPFYRESFDKAGVRPDDCRTLSDLARFPFTTKADLRENYPYGMFAVPQERIRRLHASSGTTGRPTVVGYTENDLSMWSDMVARSIRAAGGRPGDKVHVAYGYGLFTGGLGAHYGAERLGCTVIPASGGMTARQVQLIQDLRPQVIMVTPSYMLTLLDEFERQGVDPRGTSLRVGVFGAEPWTEEMRREIEERFAIDAVDIYGLSEVVGPGVAQECVETKDGLHIWEDHFYPEVVDPITGEVLPDGAEGELVFTSLTKEAMPVIRYRTRDLTRLLPGTARVFRRMEKITGRSDDMVILRGVNLFPTQIEEIVLRTPGVAPHFQLRLTREGRLDALTVRAEARPGATPELRAAAVHSITAAVKDGIGVSVTVEVVEPESLERSVGKIRRIVDLRER, encoded by the coding sequence ATGGCGGATTCCACGGTGTCGAAGGACCTGCTGGACGCGGGAGAGCGGCTGGACGCCGACGCGCTGCGGGCGTTGCAGGAGGAGCGGCTGCGGGCGTCGTTGCGGCACGCGTACGAGAACGTGCCCTTCTACCGGGAGTCCTTCGACAAGGCGGGCGTACGGCCGGACGACTGCCGCACCCTGTCCGACCTGGCACGTTTCCCGTTCACGACGAAGGCGGACCTGCGCGAGAACTATCCGTACGGGATGTTCGCCGTGCCCCAGGAGCGGATCCGCCGCCTGCACGCGTCGAGCGGGACCACCGGGCGCCCCACGGTCGTCGGCTACACGGAAAACGACCTCTCCATGTGGTCCGACATGGTGGCCCGTTCGATCCGGGCGGCGGGCGGCCGTCCGGGCGACAAGGTGCATGTGGCCTACGGCTACGGGCTGTTCACCGGAGGTCTCGGCGCGCACTACGGCGCCGAACGGCTCGGCTGTACGGTGATCCCCGCGTCCGGCGGCATGACGGCGCGGCAGGTCCAGCTGATCCAGGACCTGCGCCCCCAGGTCATCATGGTGACCCCTTCGTACATGCTCACGCTGCTCGACGAGTTCGAGCGGCAGGGTGTCGACCCGCGCGGCACCTCGCTGCGGGTGGGGGTCTTCGGCGCGGAGCCGTGGACGGAGGAGATGCGGCGCGAGATCGAGGAGCGGTTCGCCATCGACGCCGTGGACATCTACGGCCTGTCGGAGGTGGTCGGCCCGGGCGTCGCCCAGGAGTGCGTGGAGACCAAGGACGGGCTGCACATCTGGGAGGACCACTTCTATCCGGAGGTCGTCGACCCGATCACCGGGGAGGTGCTGCCGGACGGCGCCGAGGGCGAGCTGGTGTTCACCTCGCTCACCAAGGAGGCCATGCCCGTGATCCGCTACCGGACGCGGGACCTCACCCGGCTGCTGCCCGGCACCGCCCGCGTCTTCCGCCGGATGGAGAAGATCACCGGGCGCAGCGACGACATGGTGATCCTGCGGGGGGTCAATCTCTTCCCGACGCAGATCGAGGAGATCGTGCTGCGCACGCCGGGCGTCGCGCCGCACTTCCAGCTCCGGCTGACCCGCGAGGGCCGTCTCGACGCGCTCACCGTACGTGCCGAGGCGCGGCCCGGCGCCACACCCGAACTCCGCGCCGCGGCCGTGCACTCCATCACGGCGGCCGTGAAGGACGGGATCGGCGTGTCGGTCACCGTCGAGGTCGTCGAGCCGGAGTCGCTGGAGCGGTCCGTGGGGAAGATCAGGCGGATCGTCGACCTGCGGGAGCGCTGA
- a CDS encoding thiolase domain-containing protein, with protein MSKEPVAVVGVGQTKHVAARRDVSIAGLVREAARRALDDAELTWSDVDAVVIGKAPDFFEGVMMPELYLADALGAVGKPMLRVHTAGSVGGSTALVATNLVAGRVHGTVLTLAYEKQSESNAMWGLSLPIPFQQPLLAGAGGFFAPHVRAYMRRTGAPDTVGSLVAYKDRRNALKNPYAHLHEHDITLEKVQASPMLWDPIRYSETCPSSDGACAMILTDRAGAARSPRPPAWLHGGAMRSEPTLFAGKDCVSPRAGKDCAADVYRQAGITDPRRDIDAVEMYVPFSWYEPMWLENLGFADEGEGWKLTESGVTELDGDLPVNMSGGVLSTNPIGASGMIRFAEAALQVRGQAGEHQVEGARRVLGHAYGGGSQFFSMWLVGAEPPSS; from the coding sequence ATGAGCAAGGAGCCCGTGGCCGTCGTAGGCGTCGGCCAGACCAAGCACGTGGCGGCCCGGCGGGACGTGTCGATCGCCGGCCTGGTCCGCGAGGCGGCCCGCCGGGCCCTGGACGACGCGGAGCTGACCTGGTCCGACGTCGACGCCGTCGTCATCGGCAAGGCACCCGACTTCTTCGAGGGCGTCATGATGCCGGAGCTGTACCTCGCCGACGCGCTCGGCGCCGTCGGCAAGCCGATGCTGCGCGTGCACACGGCGGGCTCCGTCGGCGGCTCGACCGCACTGGTCGCCACCAACCTCGTCGCGGGCCGCGTCCACGGCACCGTCCTGACCCTGGCCTACGAGAAGCAGTCCGAGTCGAACGCCATGTGGGGCCTGTCCCTGCCGATCCCCTTCCAGCAGCCGCTGCTGGCGGGGGCGGGCGGTTTCTTCGCGCCGCACGTACGCGCGTACATGCGGCGTACGGGTGCGCCCGACACCGTCGGTTCCCTGGTCGCGTACAAGGACCGCCGCAACGCGCTCAAGAACCCCTACGCGCACCTCCACGAGCACGACATCACCCTGGAGAAGGTCCAGGCCTCCCCGATGCTCTGGGACCCGATCCGCTACTCGGAGACCTGCCCGTCCTCGGACGGCGCCTGCGCCATGATCCTCACCGACCGTGCGGGCGCGGCCCGTTCACCCCGTCCGCCCGCGTGGCTGCACGGCGGCGCGATGCGCAGCGAGCCCACCCTGTTCGCCGGCAAGGACTGTGTGTCACCGCGGGCGGGCAAGGACTGCGCGGCCGACGTCTACCGGCAGGCGGGCATCACGGACCCGCGCCGGGACATCGACGCCGTGGAAATGTACGTACCTTTCTCCTGGTACGAACCCATGTGGCTGGAGAACCTCGGCTTCGCCGACGAGGGCGAGGGCTGGAAACTCACGGAATCCGGGGTGACCGAGCTCGACGGGGACCTGCCCGTCAACATGTCGGGCGGCGTCCTCTCCACCAATCCGATCGGCGCCTCCGGGATGATCCGCTTCGCGGAAGCGGCGCTCCAGGTACGCGGGCAGGCGGGAGAACACCAGGTGGAAGGGGCTCGCAGGGTACTGGGACACGCCTACGGAGGCGGCTCCCAGTTCTTCTCGATGTGGCTGGTCGGGGCCGAGCCGCCCAGCTCCTGA
- a CDS encoding DUF397 domain-containing protein, which yields MAESTIEQHPLAGWDKPELDLSNAEWQSSSRGRGDVQIAFVEGFIAMRNSGRAESPSLIFTPAEWGAFVSGAREGEFDLT from the coding sequence GTGGCCGAGAGCACCATCGAGCAACACCCGCTCGCGGGCTGGGACAAGCCTGAGCTGGACCTGAGCAACGCCGAGTGGCAGTCCAGCAGCCGAGGGCGAGGTGACGTCCAGATCGCCTTTGTCGAGGGCTTCATCGCGATGCGCAACAGCGGCCGCGCCGAGAGCCCTTCCTTGATCTTCACGCCCGCCGAGTGGGGCGCGTTCGTGTCGGGGGCCCGCGAGGGCGAGTTCGATCTGACCTGA